Proteins encoded by one window of Enterococcus saccharolyticus subsp. saccharolyticus:
- a CDS encoding ASCH domain-containing protein has product MDSKEYWQIFSQKHGLSKEVPDAWMFGDGSEKMGNELGQLVVQGIKTGTCAAKCVYDIEGEPFPNVGDYAIVLDGHNQPLAVIQYTKIAIIPMNEVTAEFAISEGEGDLSYAYWYNEHERFFRWELSQYGLNFSPTMELVCQSFQVVDINH; this is encoded by the coding sequence ATGGATAGTAAGGAATATTGGCAGATATTTAGCCAAAAACACGGCTTATCAAAAGAAGTTCCGGATGCTTGGATGTTTGGCGATGGTTCAGAAAAAATGGGCAATGAGCTAGGACAGTTGGTGGTTCAAGGAATCAAAACGGGAACCTGTGCTGCAAAATGTGTCTATGATATTGAAGGCGAGCCATTTCCTAATGTAGGGGATTATGCGATTGTTTTAGATGGTCACAATCAGCCTTTAGCGGTTATTCAATACACCAAGATTGCGATTATCCCAATGAATGAGGTCACCGCAGAGTTTGCGATTTCTGAAGGTGAAGGAGATTTGAGTTATGCCTATTGGTACAATGAACATGAACGATTCTTTCGCTGGGAACTCAGTCAATACGGTTTAAACTTTTCGCCAACCATGGAATTGGTTTGTCAATCGTTTCAAGTGGTTGATATCAATCACTAA